One Archangium violaceum genomic window, GTCCACCTCCGAGTCCGTCACGGCCAGGCCCAGCTCGCGGATCTGCTCCTCCATCAGCTTCTCGCCGATGAGCGCGTCCAGGGCGCTCTTGATGAGCCGCGTCCGCTCCTCGGCGCGCTTCTGGGGATCCCTCAACCCACCCAGCCGCGACAGCTCCGGCGCCGCGCGCTTCTCCACCTCGGAGAGCGCGATGACATCACGGTTCACCACCGCCGCCACCCGGTCCACCATCTCCGCGCGAGCCACGGCGCCGCTCAGCAACAGCGCCGCCACCATCGTCCCGATCAGCTTCTTCATAGGCTTCCTCATTCCTTCGGTGCCGGCTGCGTGGCCGGCTTGCCGCGGATGGCCTGCAGCGTGGCTTCGTTCACCCACACCTTCGCCTTCGCCCGCAGCTCCTGCTCATATTTCGTCTGCGCCTCCGAGCGGCGCTGCTCCAGGAGCTTCGCCTCCACCTGGTCGCGCACCTCGGCGAACTCCAGCTTGCGGCCCGCCTTCTTCTCCAGCACCCGGAACAGGTGGTAGCCGTACTCCGTTTCCACCACGTCGGACACCTGGCCCACGCCCATGGAGAAGACCACCTGGTCGAAGGCCGGTGGCATCTGCCCGCGAGGGAAGAAGCCCAGGTCGCCTCCCACCTTGGCGTCCGCGCTGAGCGAATACTTGCGCGCCAGCTCCGCGAACTTCTTGCCGGACTTGAGCTGCGCCTGCACCCGCCGCGCCTCGTCCATCCCCTTCACCACGATTTGAGCGGCGCGCACCTGCTCGGGCTCGGAGAACTCCGCCTCGTGCGCCGAGTAGTAGCCGCGCAGCTCCTCCTCCGTGAGGGCCACGCGCGTGTACACCTGGTTGGCGAAGAGCTTCTCGATGGTGAGCCGCGCCGCCTCGCGCGCCTTCAGCTCCGCCATGGAGAGCTGCCCCTGCGCCAGCACCTCGTTGAAGTTGCCCGCCGGGTAATCACTCGACAGCCGCAGCACGCCCCGGTCCACCTCCTCGGGAGTCACGGTGATGTTGTGCGTCCGGGCCTCCTGCAGCAGCACCATGCGGGAGATGAGCGTGTCCAGCAGGGCCCGCTTGTAGGGCTCCACCTCTTCCGGGGTGTGTTGGGCGGACTCGGTGGCCGAGGAGGCGAGCTCGCGCCCCAGCTCGTTCTCGAAGTCCGCGCGGGAGAGCACCTCGCCATTCACCGTGGCCACCACGTTGGCGTCGGGGTCCTCCTGGTCCTTCTTCGGGCAGCCGGACAGCCCCACGGCGAGTGCCAGGGTGGCGAGCAGCGGTGTGGCACGGACGAAGGCCTGACGCATGAAGGAGCTCCTTTCGACGGTCACGGTTGCTCCGCGGCGGCGGTGGGAAAGGGGGCGGGAATGGTACCGGGCGGAGGGCCGCTCGGGGGCAGCATGGGGCTGCTCATGTCCACGTGCACCCGCGAAAGTGTCGCGGCGTCCACGGTGAAGCCGGCGCGGCGCTCCAGGCTGGAGAGCAGCTCCGCCCAGGCCCGGGTGCGCTTCTCCTGCGAGAGGCGCCCGGTAATCTGCTGGCGCACGTCCTCGAGCTTCAGGTCCAACGCCGACTGGTGTCCGGTGAGCTGCAGCACGTGCAGGCCCGCGTCCGTCTGCACCACGCCGGTGAGCGCGCCCGGACCGCCAGGCACCAGGGCTCGCGCGGCCTCGGCTACCTCGGGCCCGAAGTCCTGGGCGAGCACCTCGAAGGAGCGGTAGCGCAGATCTCCATCCAGCGGCTGCGTGCGGGGCTCCTCGCTGTACGTACGCGCCAGCCGGCCAAAGGCGGCGAAGTCCCTGGGGGGCAGCGCCTTCGCCTCGGCGAGCACCTTCTCCGCCCTGGCGCGCGCCGCCGCCACACGGGCCGTGTCCGCTCGGGGCGCCGCGAGGAAGACATGCGAGAGCCGCACCTGCTCCGGCCGCACGTAGTCCTCCTCGTGGCTCGCGTAATACGCGGCCACCTCCGCGTCGGAGACGGGGGGCTTCGCCTCCTCGAGCTGCGAGCGCATCAGCCGGGACACCAGGGCGCGCTTGGTGCTGGCCAGCACCTCGGGGTCGTTCTGCAGCCCGCGAGCGATCGCCTCCTGCACCAGCAGCTCGAAGCGGGCCAGGCCCTCCACGTATTCGCGCTTCTGCTCCAGCGTCTGGTAGCGCTCGCGCAGCGCGGGGCTCATCTCCTCCAGGCGCTGGCGCAGCTCCTCGGCCGTCACCTTGTCGCCCGTCCAGGAGGCCACCGGCGTGCCCCCGGACTCACGGGCATGACGGAAGTCCACCACGGCGAGGCCCGGCGCGGGGCCTCGCTCGCAGCCCGTGAGGGCCAACAGGGCGAGGGCGAGGAAACGGGAGGAGGAGGACATGGAGTGCGGGCCCGTGGGGTAGCACGCCAGGGGGGAGCGGACAACCAGCCGTCCCCGGGGCGTCAAGCCCGGGTCGCGTGCGCGGACAGGAACGCCTCCACCAGCGGGAAGATTTCGTCCGGTGCCCGACGCCCCAGCACCATGTCGGCATGGCCGTAATCCTCGGCGAAGCCATGCCCCCGCCCGGCCACCACCAGCTTCACCGGGCCACCGAGGTGCTCCTGCGCCCGCGCCACGGCGAGCGGGGGAGCGAGCAGATCCTTGCTTCCCGCCAGCAACATGATGGGCAGCCTCACCCCGGCCAGTGGCTTGCGGTAGCACGTCCCGTCCGCCATGCAGAAGGAGTCCGTCGTAATCCAGTGGGCGAACTGGCGCACCACGCCGCCATAGATGTCGGAGGGCACGTTGGCCAGCGCCTTGCGCACCACGTCCGCTTCCATGTTGGAGTCCAACATCATGTAGCGGCTGAGCGGCCCCGGCGGCGCGCCGAAGAGGGCGATGCCGGTGATGCGCCGGGTGGGAATCACCTTCAAGCGCAGCAGCGGCTCTATCTTCTGGATGAAGAGCTTGACGCCCGGCTGCACCGCGAAGGTGAAGGGACTGCCCATGGCCACCGCGGCGCGCACCGGTGCCTGCGGGTTTCGCGCCAGATGGCCGTAGAGGGTGAGGCCACCCTTGGAATGGCCCACCCAGAGCACTTCCTTCGCCCCCGTGGACAGGACGGTTCGCAGGGCGCTGCGCACGTCATACTCGGCCTGGTCGTCGAAGGAGGCGTCGCCACACGGGCCCGCAAGGCCCCGGCCGCGCAGCTCCATCACCCAGCTCTCGAAGCCCGCCCGGGCCAGGTAGCGCGCCAGGCTGTAGCGCTCGTCGAAGTCCATGTGGAACCGGTTGGCCCCGAGCCCATGGCAGAGGATGACCGGCTCGGCGTACCGGCGCTCGCCCCGGGGGTGGTAGCGCCCCAGCGCGATGGCCGCCCCGTCGTCGGTGGGCACCCGGTACAGCTCGTCCGGCTTGAAGGGCAGGGTGAGCAATCCCTCTCCCTCCCGATTGACCGCCCGGGAGAAGAGATCCGCCATCCGCGTCAGCCTGGGCCCGTTTCGGTTCGTCACGACTGGAATCTAATGCCCTCGAGTACGAGTGCCTTGTTGAAAATCCTACGCACCCACATGTCGGCAGAACGGTTGCAGAGGTACTCCCCCGTTCATTCCGGGAGGCTCGTGGATGCGGCAGAAGCCTACGCTAGCGGAAAAGTTGTCCTCGATTGAAGTCACCCTGGTTCCCAGTGATACCCTCCTGCGTGCCCTGCGAGTGATGGAGCGGTACCGCGTCTGCCTGCTCCCTGTCGTTGGGGAGGCGGGGAGGCTGGTGGGGCTCATCAGCAGGTCCCACGTGCTGTCGGCCTGGGGGGTGGACCCCCTGCTGCCGGTGTCGCTGGTGATGGCGGCATGTGAGAGGCCCCGAGGAGAATGTCTGGTGGCCCCGTGAGGGGCCCGGCATTCCAAGCAGGCATCCGGACGGGCGTGGGCGTGCGCTATGCTGCCGCTCCGCCGTGCCGGACGCCTGGACCGTCTACATGGTGCGCTGCCGGGACGGGACGCTCTACACCGGCGCCACCAACAACCTCGAACGCCGCCTGGCCACCCACAACCGGGGCCGGGGCGCCGCCTATACCCGTGCCCGCCTGCCGGTGACGCTCGTCTGGAGCGAGCCGGCGGCCGACCGGAGCGCCGCCCTGCGCCGCGAGGCGGCCCTCAAGCGTCTCTCACGCCTCGAGAAACTCCGCCTTGTCCAACG contains:
- a CDS encoding peptidylprolyl isomerase; the encoded protein is MRQAFVRATPLLATLALAVGLSGCPKKDQEDPDANVVATVNGEVLSRADFENELGRELASSATESAQHTPEEVEPYKRALLDTLISRMVLLQEARTHNITVTPEEVDRGVLRLSSDYPAGNFNEVLAQGQLSMAELKAREAARLTIEKLFANQVYTRVALTEEELRGYYSAHEAEFSEPEQVRAAQIVVKGMDEARRVQAQLKSGKKFAELARKYSLSADAKVGGDLGFFPRGQMPPAFDQVVFSMGVGQVSDVVETEYGYHLFRVLEKKAGRKLEFAEVRDQVEAKLLEQRRSEAQTKYEQELRAKAKVWVNEATLQAIRGKPATQPAPKE
- a CDS encoding peptidylprolyl isomerase, producing MSSSSRFLALALLALTGCERGPAPGLAVVDFRHARESGGTPVASWTGDKVTAEELRQRLEEMSPALRERYQTLEQKREYVEGLARFELLVQEAIARGLQNDPEVLASTKRALVSRLMRSQLEEAKPPVSDAEVAAYYASHEEDYVRPEQVRLSHVFLAAPRADTARVAAARARAEKVLAEAKALPPRDFAAFGRLARTYSEEPRTQPLDGDLRYRSFEVLAQDFGPEVAEAARALVPGGPGALTGVVQTDAGLHVLQLTGHQSALDLKLEDVRQQITGRLSQEKRTRAWAELLSSLERRAGFTVDAATLSRVHVDMSSPMLPPSGPPPGTIPAPFPTAAAEQP
- a CDS encoding alpha/beta hydrolase; translated protein: MADLFSRAVNREGEGLLTLPFKPDELYRVPTDDGAAIALGRYHPRGERRYAEPVILCHGLGANRFHMDFDERYSLARYLARAGFESWVMELRGRGLAGPCGDASFDDQAEYDVRSALRTVLSTGAKEVLWVGHSKGGLTLYGHLARNPQAPVRAAVAMGSPFTFAVQPGVKLFIQKIEPLLRLKVIPTRRITGIALFGAPPGPLSRYMMLDSNMEADVVRKALANVPSDIYGGVVRQFAHWITTDSFCMADGTCYRKPLAGVRLPIMLLAGSKDLLAPPLAVARAQEHLGGPVKLVVAGRGHGFAEDYGHADMVLGRRAPDEIFPLVEAFLSAHATRA
- a CDS encoding CBS domain-containing protein: MRQKPTLAEKLSSIEVTLVPSDTLLRALRVMERYRVCLLPVVGEAGRLVGLISRSHVLSAWGVDPLLPVSLVMAACERPRGECLVAP
- a CDS encoding GIY-YIG nuclease family protein, with the translated sequence MVRCRDGTLYTGATNNLERRLATHNRGRGAAYTRARLPVTLVWSEPAADRSAALRREAALKRLSRLEKLRLVQRVRR